The sequence below is a genomic window from Fibrobacterota bacterium.
GATGGCCAATACGACCAGGCGGAACGCCAGTTCACCCTCTTGAAGAATAAGGTCTGCCCGTCCGATAAGCAGTGCGCCGAAATCAAGAAGGCTTTGGCCTCGACCGAATTCAAGCAGGCCGATACCAAGGCCAAGGCCGGCGATCACAATGCCGCCGCGCAGAAGTACGTCCAGTTGGCCCGTGATTTCCGTGACGTTGATATCGCCGACAAGGCCCTCTTCGAAGCCGGTGTCAACTTCGACTCGGCCGGACGTACCGAGGATGCGGTGCGCACCCTGCTCCGTATCCATTCGGAGTACCCCAAGTCCGATTTGCGCATCAAGTCGATCTTGAAGGGCGCCTCGATGTATATGGCCAAGAAGAAGTTCCGCGATGCCGCGGAAACCTTCTTGCTCATCCAGAAGAACTACCCGGACGATTCGTTGGCGATCCAATCCATCGCATGGGCCGCCGACGGGTATGAAAAGGCCGGGGAAGCCCACAAGGCGGGGCAGACCTATGAGTCGTCCTACCGCTTGTACCCGAACCACGTGAAAACGCCGTCCTACCTGTACAACGCCGGGCAGCTCTACGAAAACAACAAGGAGTATGGCGACGCCGTCGCCGTCTACAAGCTCATCGGCGAGAAGTTCCCCAAGAGCCAGTACGCCATCGAAGCCATCTTCTCGGTTCCGCTCTTGCTCGAAAAGCGCGGCGATTACGCCAAGGCGGCCTCTGCCTACGAGGACTTCGTCCGCCAGTACGAGAACGACAAGAACAAGTTGATCCGCGCCCACTTAGGGGCCGGCAAGAACTACGAGAACTTGGGTAACGAACAGAAGGCTTTGGACCATTTCGGCAAGGCCATCGCCATCCAGAAGAAGGACGGCGAGAAGGCGATGATCCCGCCCGCCATCGCGGCGGAAGCTGCTTATCGCGCCGGCGACATCTACTTCAAGAAGATCAAGAAGGTCCGCTTGGACGGTACCAAGGGCCAGAACGCGCAGCGCGTATCGGAGATGCAGAAGCACCTGATCCCCGCCATCCAGTTCTACGCCAAGAGCGTGGAGATGGCCGAAGAAGAATGGGCATTGCGTTCCACCCTGCGCATGGGCGACCTTTTCTACACCATCGCCGAGATCTCGGATAACGAGCGCGCCGCCGGGCTATCCGGGGACGATCGCATCAAGGCCAAGATCGAGAGCAATGCCGGCATCCCCGGTTATCTGGAGAAGGCCATCGAGTTGTACAAGAAGAATCTCGAGATCGCCAACAACCAGGGCATCGAGAGTCCCTGGATCGATTCTTCGGGCGCCCGCTTCATGCAAGCATATGCCTTCAAGGGTCAAGCCCTCGAGAATCTGAGCAAGCTGTTCCTCCAGGTTCCGCTTCCCAAGAAGGCGGGCAAAGAGGAGCGCGATCAGCTGAAGCAAGCTTCGGATGAAACCAAGGAGAAGGCGGTCGCCAACTACAAGGAAGGCCTGCTGGCGGCCCAGAACTACCACGTGGAGAACGAGGCTCGCCAGAAGATTGTCTCGCGCTTGAAGGACTTGTCTCCGGATGCGGCCGAGCTGAACGCCACGCCTACGGAACGTCCGAAGGCATCGGCTCCCGCGCAAGCCCCTGTCGCCAGCGCGGCCAAGGCGGACACTTCGGCCGCCAGCGCCGCCCCCGTTGCCGCCGATTTCAAGGACACCAAGTACGACGCCAATATGAAGCGGATCGAAAAGATCTACGAGAACTCTTCGCTCTCGGAAGATCAAAAAATCGAACTCCTGCTCCAGATGGAAACCGAGGCCAAGCGCGAGATCGGCGAGATGAACCAGGAATTGGGCGGCCAGGGCGGCGAAGCTCCGGTCAGCGATAGCCGTCAGGACAGCAAGTAAACCAATCGGATGGCAAGGCCCTTTCCAGGGCCTTTTGCCTGAACCCGCCGGGCACGGGTCGCCACCAATTGAAGGCTCTCTTCGGGTGGATTCCAACCCACCCCGGGAGCGTTGCGACCGAAAGTTTTTTGAGATTTAGCCTTGAAAAAAGGCGGAAAAATGTCCAGCGAGAAGAAAAGGTCGAGTATATCTTTAACGCGGACGCAAAAGGCCAGTCGGGCTTTTTGAAACAAGAATCCTGCAGAGTCAGTCGACGCTGAACCGGCGGATACCAGAAAAGGCTTAAAAACCCTTAACCCATTTGTTATAGAGAGGACATTAAAATGGAACTGATTTTGAAGGGCTTTCAAGGCGAGGGCAAATTTTACATGTCGGTGATCATGTGCTTGGGGATCATCTCCCTGGCCATCATCGCCGAGCGGTTCTACTACATCTACGTGAAGTCCTCCGCGGGCCGCGCCAATTTCATGCGCAACATCGCCCAGCTCTTGCAGACCGGCCGCGTCGCCGAAGCCGGCCATCTGGCCGCCAGCCAGAATTTCCCCCTGGCCAAGATCATCTCCGCCGTGCTCCAGAACAAGGCCAAGGGTTCGGCCGCCATCGAGAAGGCCGTGGATGAGGTCTACTTGACCGAAGCCCCCCGCATCAATCGCTACCTGAACCTGTTGCCCGCCTTCGCGAACATCGCGATGCTTTGCGGACTGCT
It includes:
- a CDS encoding MotA/TolQ/ExbB proton channel family protein, producing the protein MELILKGFQGEGKFYMSVIMCLGIISLAIIAERFYYIYVKSSAGRANFMRNIAQLLQTGRVAEAGHLAASQNFPLAKIISAVLQNKAKGSAAIEKAVDEVYLTEAPRINRYLNLLPAFANIAMLCGLLGTIFGLILAFDAVANLPAAQRPQALANGISIVMVNTWTGLATAIPILLLHGLLSMQSERLQEEMEEKAVKVMNLL